The proteins below are encoded in one region of Rubrobacter naiadicus:
- a CDS encoding nickel-dependent hydrogenase large subunit, giving the protein PWNGSPTDSYGTPGPYEDAVMGSPIFEENGPDDFKGIDIMRAVRSFDPCLPCGVHMYLGAGKVLKKVHSPQLGGDV; this is encoded by the coding sequence CCCCCTGGAACGGGAGCCCCACCGACTCCTACGGCACCCCCGGCCCCTACGAGGACGCGGTGATGGGATCCCCGATCTTCGAGGAGAACGGCCCGGACGACTTCAAGGGGATAGACATCATGCGGGCGGTGCGCTCCTTCGACCCGTGCCTCCCCTGCGGGGTGCACATGTACCTCGGGGCGGGTAAGGTTCTGAAGAAGGTTCACTCCCCCCAGCTCGGCGGGGACGTGTAG